In Eubalaena glacialis isolate mEubGla1 chromosome 4, mEubGla1.1.hap2.+ XY, whole genome shotgun sequence, the genomic window GTCGGTGCAGGACTCATCCTCCCGGGCCGGGGCGGGCACCAGCATGTAGACGGGCACGGGCAGGGTGCGGCGGCCAGGCACCAGCGCCGAGGCCACCTTGCGGAGCCGGGCGGGCACTGCCCCACCCAGGCACTCGCGCAGCAGCTCCAGGTCCCGGTCGGTGGATGTTGGCCCTTCGAGGCGGCCGCCGGCCTCGTCCCGCCGGCGGTGCCCGGGGCCCACGCCTCCCCCACTGCTGCGCTCGGGGCAGGCCGGGGGCAGCAGCCGCAGCTCCACGTCCTTCTGCACGTAGAGCTCGTGCAGAGCCAGCGCACTCAGGCTGGAAGCACATGAGAAGTTCTCGTCGGGCTTCTCCACAGTGAAGCGCACGCTGCCCGCGTCCAGCTCGGACGGCAGCCGGCAGCGCTCCCGGCAGTCGGCGATGTCCAGGAAGCGCTTCACGTAGCTCTCCCACTGCAGGCTGAACTGGGTGGCCTCACGCTCGCCCGGCGGCGCGGGGGCCGGCGGGGGCGTCTTGCTGCGGCTCGGTGGCATGGTCTGCCCAGGGCTGTCAGGAAGCTCGCTGGGGCTGACTGTGCCGCTGCCCAGCCCGCTGCACGGGTCGCTGGCAACGGAGCTGGCGATGGATGGGCTCTCGAAGCTGCCCAGCGAGCTGACCGAGCTGCAGCGGCTCAGCACCAGCGGCGTCTCCTGCACGCAGTTCTCGGACGAGCTGGACGGCGTGGCGTCCTCCACCCCCAGGCCCCGGCCCCGCTGAGGCACCGGGATGGCCATGGGCAGGGAGGCGGCCCCTGGCCCCTGCCAGGCCCCGTCCAGCCCGGCCTCACTGGGGCcggcctcctccagcccctccagggACGAGTCGCTGTCGTCCAGGTCCCCGGCCTCACTGGGCCCTGGGCGGCCGGCCGAGGACAGTGAGGACAGGGAGCTGCAGCGCGACAGGCAGAGGGGTACCTTCTCCGCCGCCAGCTTCTCGGGCACCTTGCTCAGGTCCTCTGCGGGCAGCCAGGGCTGTTTCCGGGCCCTGGGGGCCAGGGACCCCGCGCCCCCCCTGGCGGTGCCCTCAAGCAGCGGCACATGCTGGTAGATGGGCGACAGCTTGATGGTGCACACGCGGGCATCTGTGGCGGCGGCGTCCCGGGCCTTGGGCTCAACCTGGCCGCTGGGCAGGTTGAGGTCAAGCTGGCTGGGCCGCGCCTGGCCGCACAGGGGTCCCTCGCAATGCTCGGCCAGTGCGGCCAGCGGGTAGGGCCGCGAGTGCTCGCGGGGACAGTGCCCGTCGCTGGTGCTGCCGCTGTTAAGACTGTCGTTGGAGAGGCTGGCGTGGGCCGCCTTGAGCCGCAGCAGCGGGTGAGCCCGGCCACCGGCCTCTCGCCGCCCCGCCTCGGGCCCCCGGCAAGGGGAGCAGGAGTGCGCGCGGCCCTCCCGCGGGGCCTCCTGCCCGGGATCCCCAGAGCTGAGGCTGAAGCTGTCGTCGGACGAGGTGTGCAGGGCCGAGATGTCCTCCACCAGCCGGTCGATGCGCGCCACTGCCAGTGCCAGCTTGGCCTTGGCCCTGGCTGCCACAGCTGCCTCCCCGCCGGCCTCCTTCTCGGACTCCAGGCCGccccggcgggcgggcggggcgcgGGCCAGCGCCTGGCCCTGCAGGAAGGGGCTGCCCAGGAAGAGGGGCAGCACGGCGGGGCTGGCGGGCTCGGCGGTGGCGGCAGCAGCGGTGGCCAGGGAGGGTGCGTCGTCATCATCGAAGCAGCCCGAGTCAGAAGCGTAGTCCTGGGCCAGGCCGTCCAGGTGGCGCAGGGGCGGCAGCGGCTTCTTGGAGGCAGCCTCGGCCTCGGGCAGGCCCTGCGTCTCCAGGTGGTCGAGCGCCTGCGCCAGGTGCCGCGCGTCCAGCGCGGCCTCCAGCGCCCGCTGCTTGCGCACGTACAGGCTGGGCGCACAGGCGCCGGGGGAGACGGCGGTGGCCGCCGCCTGGTACTTGGCGGGCCGGTGGGCCAGCAGGTTGCGCAGGGCGGCGGCGCTGCCCATGGCGATCATCTTGTGCTTGGAGTGCACCAGGCTGCGCAGCATGCCCACGGCGCCCAGGTCCCACAGCAGCTCCTGGTCGCCGGCGCTGCGGGCCGACAGGTTCCAGAGCGTGCCGCACGCGTTGCTCACGATGGTCAGGCTGTGCGACGTCAGGTGCTgcagcagcgtctgcaggcagctgtgGTCCCGCAGCACCTGCCTACGGGGGCCCGCGGGGCGAGGCGGGGCGGGAGGGGCGCGTCAGGCCCCCCGCCCAGCTCGGACCccagcccgcccgcccgcccgcccgccgccggCAGGACTGTGGCCGCGTGGGGCAAGTCAGAACAGAAGGTGCCCAGGTAACTTTGAATTTCAAAGGAAGGGATACATTTTTAGTAAAAGCATATCCCAAATATTGAATGCGCTGTACTTACGTGAAAGCTTTCATTCATTGATGGCAACAAACTATTTATGAAACAATACTAATGTATTAATATtacttattatttaaaatgaaattgcaTTAAAaccatctcattttatttctttaatttttattttacattggagtacagctgatttacagtgttgtgttactttcaggtgtacagctaagtgattcagttatacatatacatatatccgttctttttcagattcttttcccatttaggttattacagactattgattggagttccctgtgctacacagtaggtcctgttgattacctattttatgtatagtactgTAGAGTATAACTTATTTTAGGGCACCTAAATCTTGTGATATTTGGGATATACTAAAGACatatttctgtttgcttttaaaaatactaagtaTTGTTTCTTAATTATTGGCCTTActagtaaataaatgttttattttacatggTAAGATCTTTAGCACAAGTATCTCCCATGCAACATTCAGGAATATACTAaagatagtatttttaaaagaagacaaaaatctaAGTATTGTTTGTTAATTATTAGCATTATTAgtaaattaatgttttattttaattgataaaGTCTTTAGCACAAGCATATCCCATGCAGTATTTAGgatatgctttttaaaagttatgtgtTTTCATACATCTGAAGCATTATTTATTAGTAGtattaacaaataattttatttattttaataaagaactcatttttactattatttagaaaataatgcatttttattttaataaattaatttaaaattcagtatatCCCACacaatatttgggatatacttatactttTTAATAGCTATGTATTTTCATACATTAGAAGTATTACTTATTATTAATGTTACCTAGTAGGTAATAAGTATTTATGCTAATGAAGAATaagcattgttttatttattaatattgcttagtgaataatattttaataaagaacaagtatttattattaatattatttagaaaattatgcatatttttactaagttaatttaaaatttagtacAAGTATATCCCGTGCAGTGTTTGGGATGTATTTATACTGAAGATAGTACTTTTAAAGTAAACAGAAATCTCAATATTGTTTGTTAGTTATTAgcattattaataaattaatgttttattttaattggtaAAATCTTTAGCGCAAGTATATCCCATGCAttatttgggatatacttatactttTAAAAGGTTACGTATTTTCATACGTTAGAAGCATTACTTACTGTTAACGTTACCTAGTAAGAAGTAAATATTTATGTTAATGAAGAATAAGCATTGTTTACTACTTAGTGCATAATAGTTTGAAAAAGAACAAGCATTATTAATATGACTTAGAATGCTACGTATATTTTTACtaagttaatttaaaatgtgGTACGAGTATATCCCAGGCAGTATTTGGGGTGTATTTATACTAAAAACAGTCAGCGACCGGGGATGCATCGGGCCGACCCATTCGCAGGAGGACGAGGCTCGGCTCTCCGTGGTGCACCGCAGAGGGGGAGccgccacccccaccccagctgctcCCGGGCTCCACCTGCCCAGCGCCCTCCCCCGCGCCCCCGGCTGACCTGTAGTCCTCACGGGTGGCGATGAGGCTGGACACATTGCGCAGGATGCCGCCTCCGCTCTCGATGATGGCCAGCGAGTTGCTCTGGCACTTGTAGGTCAGTGTGCTGACCAGGAAGCCCAGGGCGCCGTCCACCTGGCAGATGGCAGCCTTGTTCTCCGTGCTGTGCGCTGAGAGGTTCCACAGGGCGCTGAGCACGCTCTTCAGGGTGGACTCCTGGGCGTGGGGCAGGAGCAGGAGGGGGTCAGCTGTGGgggccccagccccgccccacccACGGGCCCTCTCCCTCGAGGCGCCAACACAAGGCACCCAAATGCCTTTTCGAGTAGAAGTCAAAAGTAACACAGCCGGCCACGGCAAGATCTTTTGAGTTGCCGGGTTGGAAGCCCCTGGCCTGGACCCGCTGCCAGGTGGCAGGTTGTCCGTCTGGCTTGACTTCCCCCCAAGGTGGCGAACTCACCACCTGCTGCCAGTGCCTCCCGGCCACGTGGCTGGCACTCCGCAGCCGTGGCCCCCGCCACCCCGCCCGGTGCCCACCTTGGAGGCTCGCAGGACGCACTGCATCAGGGCCGTCATGCTGCCCACCTCCCTCAGCACCTTCTTGCTGTTGATGTCCGCCCTCCAGGACAGGTTACGCAGGATGCTGGACACCACCTGGGCGAGTGCAGGGCAGGCCATGTGGGCCCGGGCCCGGCTTCCAGGGTGCCTCGCAGGGCCCACCCGCAAGCCCCACGGCGGCAGGTGGCAGAGCCCAGGggacgccccccaccccccggcagcACCGCAGCCTCCCGGGTACCTGGTGCAGCTCCTCACTCTCGGACGCCAGCTGGGCCACGATGGCCTCCATGCAGCCCCGGCGGGCGCACAGTGCGGCCTGTGGGGTGACACGGGAGTCACGCCATGGCGGGGGCACCTCCCGCGttgactgagcacctactatgtgctagagctcgaaccccaccccccatcttcACCACCACAGGGGAGGGAGAGCACTCGCCCTGTTGCtctgatgaggagactgaggctcacgCAGGCGCAGACACCCCGCCCAGGGCCAGAGGCCCCCCGCTCCACAGGGGCAGCAGCAGAGGGGCCAAGAGGATGGCGGCCTGGACcccgggcctcagtctccccgcCTGTCCCCGCCTCTCAGTGCTGCTTCGAGGCGGGGAGGAGGCCAGCGGGGCTTAGCCTGGGCGATGCTGGCCCGCCCGCCGGCCCACCCAGGCACCTTGTTGGCGACGTCCCCGAAGGTTAGGTTGGTGAGGGTCATGCCGGCGTATCGGCGCAGGGCCAGGTTGAGAGGGTCCCGGGTCATCTTGTGCATCTCGTAGTCGACCTGCAGTAACTCCGCCACAGCCTGCAGCCCACCTGTGGGGACacggcagggctgggggcaggtgggcgccccccaccaccccgcctgcccacctcccagcctCTGCCCGCACAGCTCACTCTACCTGTacgccctcccctccctccgATCTGCTCTCCTTAAGCCCACCTTTGAAGCCCAACTCTGAGgacacctcctccaggcagcctgctGCCTGGCTGGCCCATTCCCCTGGGTGCCCTGCGCCTTCACGCCCGCCTCTTTTCTGCCCTCAGCCCCCAGTCACACTTCGTCCGGCTGccgggcctttgcacatgctgttccctctgcccgggATGCTCTTCCCCACTGTTCGCCCAGTTTCCTGGGTCCCCTTCTGCTCAAGAGtgacttcctcagggaagcccccaactccCCAGATGAGAAGCTCCCAAACCATTAGCCAGCAAGCCACTGAGGGCAGGGCTGGCGGCTGCCCCGCTGCGTCCCCGTGGCGGACCGGACGGCGTGTGCTCAGGAGCCACTGCTGATGGCCCACACACacgatttttttttccttttttttcttttttaattttttggccatgccacgcagcatgtgggatcttagttccctgaccagggatcaaacccgcggcccctgcagtggaagcatggagtcttaaccactggaccgccagggaggttcCTGCACACACAGTTCTTTACTCACTAGGACAACTGGGTTCTCACTTTACGAAGAGTAAatggtcgggacttccctggtggtccagcgattaagactccgtgcttccaaagCAAGGGGCGCCtggggttcgattcctggtcagggaactagatcccacatgctgcaactaaaagcctgcatgccccaactaaaagATTCTGCATGgcgacttacctggtggcgcagtggttaagaatccacctgccaatgcaggggacacgggttcgagccctggtccgggaagatcccacatgctgcggagcaactaagcccgtgcgccacaactactgaagcccgcacgcctagagcccgtgctccgcaacaagagaagccaccgcaacaagaagcccatgcaccacgacgaaaagcagcccctgcttgccgcactagagaaagcccgcacacagcaacgaagacccccaacacagccaaaaaaatttttttagttaaaaaaaaaaagatactgcatgctgcaactaagacctggtgcagccaaataaataattttttttttttaaagagtaaatggTCAGCGGGAGTAGAAGGGAAAGAACCTGCAGGAACCCAAACACACGCAGCCCTTCCCCTCGTTCAGCAACAGGATCGTCCTCGGGACCCGGGACCGATGAGGCAGTTTTGCTGAAGAGCACGCCAGTGGGAACCACCCTGGGGAAGGGGCTTAGCAACACAAACCTACAAACTTCCAAAGCGAACctgtacgtgtgtgtgcacaGCAGCACAAGTCACAACAGCCAGAAGGTGGAAACAGCCTGAGTGTCCATCACCAGATGATGGAGAAACACACCGTGTCTCTCCACACACGGGGACATCCCTCAGCCACGAAAAGGGGTGAAGCCCTGACCCTCgctaccacatggatggaccctgagaacacaatgctcagtgagagaagccagacacagagtgtgtgattccattgaggggaaacgtccagaacaggcagatcCACAGACACGGAGCGTGGGttcgtggttgccaggggctggggagggggaggggcactgAGTGGTTTATGGGgacagtttcagtttgggaagataagattaaaaatggttaagacagtaaattttatgttacatatgatttaccacaatttaaaaaaatgtttagggaattccctggcggtccagtggttaggactcggtgctttcactgctgagggcccgggttcaatccctggttggggaactaagatcccataagctctgcagcgtggccaaaaaaaaattaaaataaaattttaaaatgtttaaatacgtAATTAGAAGTTGGAGTGGGGAGCTTCCAAAGCCTTTTTACTTCTTAATCTGGAAACTCCACTCCCGGGAAcccacacaaaggaaaaaaataacaatagggAAAAAGAGGTTGAACTGAACTGTGCGTGGGGCACTTTCACTGGAACTAAGGGGCCACTCAGCTCATCATGCATCCCTTGCCTGACTGACGGACACCAGTGACATGCCAGCATTTTCATCTCGGGACCCCTGTACACGCTGCACATTTTTTTGAGGACCCCAAAGAGTTCACTTGGGTTACAGCTCAATATTTATCATACTGCcaccaacaacaaaacaaacatcccaatcgaaaaatgggcagaagacctaaatagacatttctccaaagaagacatacagatggccaacaggcacgtgaaaagatgctcgacatcactaattattagagaaatgcaaatcaaaactacaacgagctaccacctcacacccatcggaatggccatcgttaaaacgtctacaaataacaaatgctggagagggtgtggagaaaagggaaccctcctgcactgttggggatgtaagttggtgcagccattatggagaacagtatggaggatacttaaacaactaaaaataggactactatatgatccagcaatcccactcctgagcatatacctggacaaaactataatttgaaaagatacatgcgcccctgtgttcatagcagcaccatttacaatagccaagacatggaagcaacctaaatatccattgacagatgaatggataaagaaaatgtggtatatatagatacaatggaatattactcggccttaaaaaagaatgaaataatgccatttgcagcaacatggatgaacccagagattatcatactaagtaaagtaagtcagacaaagacaaataccatatgatatcacttttatgtggcatctaaaatatgacacaaatgaacttatctacagaacagacacagactcatggacacagagaacagacttatggttgccaagggggaagggatggagtcggaggctggggttagcagatgtaagccaTTATagacaggatggataaacaacaaggtcctactgtatagcacagggaactatattcaatatcctgtgataaaccataatgggaaagaatataaaaaaggaatgtatatataactgcatccctttacatctgaaactaacacaatattgtaaatcaactatacttcaataaacaaaaaatatttaccacactagaaatgaaaacggagaaatATTTTAACCCCAGAACGCACAGCCCAGCAGTCCTCAGAGTAGGAGTGCCTGGAAAACCCCTCTGAACACACATGCGCACGAGAGTGAAAAAGGCAGATTGCATCTTCGTGGAATTATCAACATAGCAGTGAGTGTGCAGGCCTCTTGGAAGGAGCTTGGTAACCTCCAGGGGTCCCTGGACCAGCTGGCGGAGGAAGGACTCCAGACCTGTGCCCTCTTGTAAAATGTCCGCCACTCCAGATGCCCACCCCCCCGGAAAGGCTGCGCCTGGGCGCTCCCCCTCACCCCGCCATTGGGTTTCGAGCGCCCGAGTCTATGTGGCCGGACCACGTGAGACCTTACAGAACCTTTGAGTGCTTTGACCATCTGCCAGGTGAGAAGTAGTGCCTCGTTTGGCCCTTGATATTTCCTTTCCCCATGTTTTGATTACTTTTATGCGGAAAAGATGCTGTAGTACTCCCAAACCTAAAACTTCACAGGGTCGCTCCGCCTCGACCACCCAGTAGCTCCGATTCACCTTTTCTCCTGGCTTTCCGGCCTCTCCCCTGTTCTCTAAGCCCCAGGACCACTAGTGCCGAGAACCTGCCCTGCGCTGAGTGAGGCCCAGAGGCCGTCCAGATCGGGGGTAGCTCCAGCTCGCGGGGGCAGCGAGGGGCACTCACCCAGCTCGTTCATGGCGCGGCGGTATTCCTCGTCGAAGGACAGCTTCATCACGGCGCAGGTGGCCTGGCAGATCTGTGGCTCGATGGGGACCGGGGCTGTGGGCAAGGGGACCGGGTCAGagcccttccactgcaggaaaTGTCGCCTGGTGGGTCTCCGCCCCTCCCTGCAGTCTCCACCCTGCAGACCTGCCAAGACCTGGAGCTTTACAAAGTGCTGCCCGCCGGGCGTGCGGGGTTACCCCTAGAGCATCGGCCCCTCTGAAGTGAACAAGGAGGGGCCTGCCTCACCCAGCCTGGTGCTTAGCATCTGATACTAACTTTGTGGACGGCCCAACAGCTAGGAATCTCAAACTCTGCCCCCGCCTTTCGAGGGTTAACTACAATCGATCCTTTCAATCAACGACCGTTTCTTGAGCATCTACCTTGTGGCTATCCCTTTGCCAGTCTGTCTTCACAGGTTCCCAGGAGGCCTCAGCCGGCGcgtggcacagagcaggtgcccgGCAAAAGCCAGAGGCCGCTGTTACTGCCAGCGGTGCTGCCCTGGCACCCGAGGAGCCCAGGCTGCCGCCCAGCGCACAGAAGCTGCTCACTCACTCACCGCCGCCGGCGCCGCCGCCCTCGGGCCCGCCGTCCCGGGCCTGCAGCCAGTCCCAGCAGGTCTCACAGTAGGCACGGATCTGCTCGAGCACGTGCAGAACGCGCATTTCCTTGCGCGCCAGACCCTGGTCCGGCTGCGAGAAGACGATGTTGTGCAGCGCTGCGTTGGCGCGCATGCGCGCATCCTTGGCTCCCGGCGCCCCTGGGGTCCCGTTGCGACCCCCAGCCCCGGCCTCGGTGCCGTGCAGGATCTGCAGCAGCAGCGGCAGGCAGCCCGAGCGGCGCATGGCCACGCAGCTCTCAGGTGAGCTCGACATGGCGAGCAGCGTCCGTGCCGTGTCCTCCTGGTCACGCGTCGCCAGCATGGACAGCAGCCAGAAGACCACCTCCACCTGCGAGGGGCAGGAGATGTCAGGGTGGGGAGCCCCGCCTGGCTCACTTGGCCCCAGCCGGGCCCACCTGCACTCCCCCTAAACGGATGGGAGTCCTATGACCTCAGCCCAGGAGAATCTCTTGCTCACCCCACTACCCTCACCCTGCATCCTCCCGGggagcaacacacacacacacacacacacacacacacacacacacacccactgcAGAGATGCCCCCAGCCCATGAGAGCCAAATGTCCACCCCATCAGCCTCACCGGTACTCCTAGGGGTGGCCCCCTATATCTAAGCCCAGAGTGCCCCCCAAATATACAGAACAGGTATCCACACCCACGCCAGGCTCCGCACCACAACCCAACCTCCCGACTCACTCCAACTCAGGGTGACCCTCCCACACCTGGGGATGCTTTAtggaggcctggagagggagGGGCCTTCAAATGCAGCAGGGATGCAGGACCCACTTCACTGTGTATCCCAACCCAGCCGGCCgccactgcccccaccccgcctctcagcatccccccccccgcccggaCTCCCCTCACCTTGCTGTTGCCCGGCTGAGGGGCACCATCCTCAGGGTGCGTGGGGACCTCAGCCTCGGGGTCCTCATCCATCGGCATCGACTTCACTGCCAGCAAGGCCTGTGGGGAGAACGCCAGGCCTGCGGGTTCCGCCCAGGGGCACCCCACAAAGCGCCCAGCCTGCTGATGCCTGCCCTACCCCCATGACGATGTGGCGTGGGCCGCAGGCGGATTCCTGAACCCTGGGCAGGGCCCGGAGGTCTCCCTGCTGCCTGGGGCTGTCACCACCCACTAGGGCCCTGACTCCGCCCCTCCTGGTACCTGGGGCTCGGTCTGTTGCACCCGGTCCTGCGCCGACAGCAATTCCTTGTCGATCTGCTCCAGGCGGGAAGCACGGATCTGCGTGGGAGAAAGGGTACACTGAGGAAATCCCACCCCGGCTCCGACTCCGCCCACACTCCCAATACGGCCCCGTCCCCAGTCCAAATCCTGCCCCATGCTGACTCCGCCCAGTCCCTGGTTTGGCCCCATCCATTGCCCAAACCCCACCCTGGGGTCTGACCCCGCCTCCTCCTTGATATCGCCCACCCACTCTCAACCCCCCCCCCCGTTATCTGACTCCATTCACTTCCTGGTCCCACCCAAGGTCCAACCCTCAAGCCCAGGCTCTGGCCCCGCCCACAGCTTAATCCCCAGGCCATCCCTCCGGACCCACCTATTTTCTGACTTGGTCCCGCCATTTGACTGTCAACGCCCAAGTCTTGTTCAGACTCGGTTCCTCGTACTAATCGCCCCGTCCCTATCGTTCTGGGACTCTGTCCTCTGAGCCGGGCTCTGTGCTAAGCCCCTCTGGCTCCGCTCACACCCAGCTCTAACTATGGCTCCCGCTTCCTGCGTCAGGCCCCACCCGCAGGAGTCTCTGTCCTCTGATTCGCCCGCAGGCATGTAACCCCGCCCATTAACAATATCTGCGCTCCTCCCACAACAACATCTGCGCTCTGATCCGCCCGCTGGTGCATGGCTCCGCGCAGGCTCCGCCCCAGCCGCACCTGCGCCCGCTGCACCATCTCGTCCGAGGTGCCGAAGCGCTCCTCCATCAGCGAGCGGATGTGCTGGGCTTCGAACTCCAGCTGCTGGCGGATCAGATCCATCTGCATCGAGAACTGCTGGGAGGGGCGGGCGGGCCTCGGTGAGTTGGGGGTGGGGCGATACCCGGGCGAGGGCTGGGCCTCCGCTCCGCCCCCCGCcatgggcggggcggggcggggcactGCAAAACCCCGGGCAGCTCCGCGCGCTCACCGTCTCCACGTGCGGGAGTTCGTCCAGGCGCTTGGATAGGCCCTGCAGCTGCGAGTAGTACCAgagcttctccttctcctccttctcaatCTCATTCAACAGGAAACACCTGGCGGAGGGCCGGTCGGTGGACGCGGGCTCACAGAGCGGGAGCCGTTGCCATATGTGTTTGTTTACCCTGATTTTTGTAATCACTTGTGGGGTGCTTACTGGGTGCCAAGTTTGATAGGTAGTGTGGCAAAGTCTCGCCCGTGGTGCCCCTGGcactggggtggggatggagtgcagaaattatttgaaagtaaaaaagGTAACTCCTTTGTAAATCTTGGTCTTCGGAGAAAGGCTCTGAGGAGGCTAACACCTCTTGAACACCGGCTAATCTCCCTCTAGCCTACACAGGGCAAACTTCAGGCTCGGATTGCTCCAGGTGCAGTAGAGTCTCCCTCTTCACACCCTGTGAGGAGACActgcttttcccattttacagagcagaAGTCTGAGGCTGGCAGGGGCTAGGGTTCTTGCTTGAGGTCAGACAGCAAAGCATGGACTTAACTCCACGCTCCAGAACTTCCCTGTCTGACCCCACACAACGCAGCCGAGCTGAGCTAGGCACCCAGACCCTGCCTCCTTCTTCTGGCCTCAGGCCCAGGTTTCTTGGGCCGCAGCCCTTTCTCCACAAAGGCTGCCTTGAGTCTCTCTGGCTCCAGGCCTGACTCTGAGCCCTGGCACTGGACACAGCCCTGTCCCTGGTGACGCCTGTGTGTCCAGGACCCCTGGGGACATCTCCCAGGAGCCTTCCCCTCTGCCAGGAatgccaccaccacccccccgcccttGTCCTCCAGCTGAGGTCAGTTGGGCCAGGAAAGGGGGCTGAGGCGCCACatggggatggggcagggagcAGGCAGGGGGGCTCATGAGGTGGGTGGAGCCTTGTGACCACTGCCTGTGGCAAGGTTCCCCGCCATCTCACCGTTCCCGGTCCAGTTCCTCCAGCAGCTGGATGGTGGCCCGGCTCAGCTCCCCAAAGCTGTCCTTGGAGGGCCCAGAGCTGTGCACCGGGCTTCCCTCGGGGGTCCGGGCAGTGGGCTTGGGGGCCAGAGCCGGGGGTTGGAACTTGAGGTTGTACAGGCTGGTGATGTCCATCTGCAGGGCTGGGTGGGCGCAGAGGGAGAGGCTGAGGTCAGCATGCCCCCTGCTCCCCCCCCCCAGCTCCCTCAGGAAGCGGACCAGGGTTGGCCCCAACGTGGGGGGGGGGTCCCCAGGCCAGCTCCTCACCTTTCAGCTGCTCCAGCACCTCGGTCTGCCCCGAGGACACCAGCACGCGGGCCTCCTGCTCCAGCTTGCCCTGCAAGTGCTTCAGGACCTCCTGAACATGGAGGCCGGAAAGAGAGCGGTCGGTGGTCCAGCCCCCTGTGAGATGCCCCTGTCCTGCCTGCCCATCCCTGGGCCAGCGCCCTGGTGTTTGTCCCCGTGACCCGGGTCCACCCAGCCTCCCCTCGCACCTTCATGCCCGACGTTTCTGTCTCCAGCTTGGACAAGTGGCTTGAGTTATCCCGAAGCTCCTGCCTCAGGTGACTGTTCTCGGCCTTCAAGGCCTCCACCTGCCACACCAGCTGTTCGTAGGGCGCCACGGAGCTCGTCATCTTCAGCTCCTGAAGCGCCTGGGCCCACGGGAGAGAGGGATCATCCGAGG contains:
- the APC2 gene encoding adenomatous polyposis coli protein 2 isoform X2, producing MTSSVAPYEQLVWQVEALKAENSHLRQELRDNSSHLSKLETETSGMKEVLKHLQGKLEQEARVLVSSGQTEVLEQLKALQMDITSLYNLKFQPPALAPKPTARTPEGSPVHSSGPSKDSFGELSRATIQLLEELDRERCFLLNEIEKEEKEKLWYYSQLQGLSKRLDELPHVETFSMQMDLIRQQLEFEAQHIRSLMEERFGTSDEMVQRAQIRASRLEQIDKELLSAQDRVQQTEPQALLAVKSMPMDEDPEAEVPTHPEDGAPQPGNSKVEVVFWLLSMLATRDQEDTARTLLAMSSSPESCVAMRRSGCLPLLLQILHGTEAGAGGRNGTPGAPGAKDARMRANAALHNIVFSQPDQGLARKEMRVLHVLEQIRAYCETCWDWLQARDGGPEGGGAGGAPVPIEPQICQATCAVMKLSFDEEYRRAMNELGGLQAVAELLQVDYEMHKMTRDPLNLALRRYAGMTLTNLTFGDVANKAALCARRGCMEAIVAQLASESEELHQVVSSILRNLSWRADINSKKVLREVGSMTALMQCVLRASKESTLKSVLSALWNLSAHSTENKAAICQVDGALGFLVSTLTYKCQSNSLAIIESGGGILRNVSSLIATREDYRQVLRDHSCLQTLLQHLTSHSLTIVSNACGTLWNLSARSAGDQELLWDLGAVGMLRSLVHSKHKMIAMGSAAALRNLLAHRPAKYQAAATAVSPGACAPSLYVRKQRALEAALDARHLAQALDHLETQGLPEAEAASKKPLPPLRHLDGLAQDYASDSGCFDDDDAPSLATAAAATAEPASPAVLPLFLGSPFLQGQALARAPPARRGGLESEKEAGGEAAVAARAKAKLALAVARIDRLVEDISALHTSSDDSFSLSSGDPGQEAPREGRAHSCSPCRGPEAGRREAGGRAHPLLRLKAAHASLSNDSLNSGSTSDGHCPREHSRPYPLAALAEHCEGPLCGQARPSQLDLNLPSGQVEPKARDAAATDARVCTIKLSPIYQHVPLLEGTARGGAGSLAPRARKQPWLPAEDLSKVPEKLAAEKVPLCLSRCSSLSSLSSAGRPGPSEAGDLDDSDSSLEGLEEAGPSEAGLDGAWQGPGAASLPMAIPVPQRGRGLGVEDATPSSSSENCVQETPLVLSRCSSVSSLGSFESPSIASSVASDPCSGLGSGTVSPSELPDSPGQTMPPSRSKTPPPAPAPPGEREATQFSLQWESYVKRFLDIADCRERCRLPSELDAGSVRFTVEKPDENFSCASSLSALALHELYVQKDVELRLLPPACPERSSGGGVGPGHRRRDEAGGRLEGPTSTDRDLELLRECLGGAVPARLRKVASALVPGRRTLPVPVYMLVPAPAREDESCTDSAEGTPVTFSSATSLSEETLQGPPGDGGPAQGQKAAGRAAPTRQTAGHRHRAGGTGRSTEQPRGAGRSRAGLELPLCRPPSACRDRDSSRPGRARGDGALQSLCLTTPTEEAVYCFYGNDSDEEPSAAAAVAPPRRASAIPRAVKRESLAGGRKEVQAVSKVAPPKVAAPKVVPPARGQPSLIADETPPCYSLSSSASSLSEPEPFDHTASRPRAREPGVKKDPGPGGRRDGAPRPRAEAELLRRCTGSAVPRRRPQVSGPGCRQSRAAQQEKRPAEGPREHSEEAAGSDHASDLDSVEWRAIQEGANSIVTWLHQAAAAATHEASSESDSVLSFASGQSVGSTLQPPLHRKGRRPRAEGQAGSAMRPEKRDRALAQRSGDLEKPRGTQKATSGVPAVLRGRTVIYMPSPATRAQPKGAPGPRNVPRKTGAPSPVQPAAPAKTPGPGQQRSRSLHRPGKISELAALSPPQRSATPPARLAKTPSSSSSQTSPASQPLTRRSPPAVQAAGPLPGPRASPATKTPARALLAKQHKTQKSPVRIPFMQRPARRGPPPLARAAPEPGPRARGGRPGLVRVASAHSSGSEASDRSGFRRQLTFIKESPGLLRRRRSELSAAEAATPAAQASLPRRGRPALPAVFLCSSRCDELRAAPRQAPAPQRPPMARPGPGERLPRRTSSESPSRLPVRTPAARPETVKRYASLPHISVARGPDAPAPGPVADNASRSSTGEAAPGTTWRRIRDEDVPHILRSTLPPRALPLLGSSPEDGPTGPPQRKTSDAVVQTEDFAAAKTNSSTSPSLESWATPQATTGGPPSLLLGSDVDGPGPAKAPTPGPFVPASRHGSPSRSARVPPFNYVPSPMVAATTDSAMEKAPAPVPTGLLG